Proteins from one Papaver somniferum cultivar HN1 unplaced genomic scaffold, ASM357369v1 unplaced-scaffold_158, whole genome shotgun sequence genomic window:
- the LOC113337102 gene encoding B3 domain-containing protein Os01g0234100-like, which translates to MIPEKKPKAKSQRPLPSAAVQGGGKPTENLVRTRQRSVPSASYVVQDNTEDGSPLLEVEEFEDIYSFENFSTIINVLVGDSELLPEDVRVKYYKICCTHNKFLHTNLGQNHNRNLVVGLIIETVDVVHGIRSCKLNDTFNGELTVWRKKVEALEHLGMKIAFLIPRIDQIQKLSERAARRIPYE; encoded by the coding sequence ATGATACCAGAGAAAAAACCAAAAGCGAAAAGCCAAAGGCCTCTACCGTCAGCTGCTGTTCAAGGTGGGGGTAAGCCAACGGAAAATCTTGTGAGGACACGCCAAAGGAGCGTTCCTTCAGCTTCATATGTTGTTCAGGACAACACTGAAGATGGAAGTCCACTGTTAGAAGTGGAAGAGTTTGAAGATATCTACAGTTTTGAGAATTTCAGTACAATCATTAATGTTTTAGTTGGGGATTCTGAATTGTTGCCCGAGGATGTAAGGGTTAAGTATTACAAGATCTGCTGCACCCACAACAAGTTCCTTCATACAAATCTTGGGCAAAACCACAATCGTAATTTGGTTGTGGGTCTCATTATCGAAACTGTGGACGTTGTTCATGGCATTAGGTCTTGCAAACTTAACGACACTTTCAACGGTGAGTTGACTGTGTGGAGAAAGAAAGTGGAAGCCCTTGAGCATCTTGGGATGAAAATAGCTTTTTTAATTCCTAGGATAGACCAAATTCAGAAATT